In Promicromonospora sp. Populi, one genomic interval encodes:
- the serA gene encoding phosphoglycerate dehydrogenase, whose amino-acid sequence MQRALLLENVHPTSVPILESAGYEVDWRKGALDEDELIAALDGVQLLGIRSKTEVTARVLTEATSLVGVGAFSIGTNQINLTAAANRGIAVFNAPFSNTRSVVELAIAEIISLTRRMTERDRALHAGVWDKSAEGSHEVRGRTLGIVGYGNIGSQLSVLAENLGMRVIFFDTAEKLALGNAHRVETLDELLETADIVTLHVDGRSGNAGLFGEKQFGRMKPGSIFLNLCRGFVVDVDSLAEHITSGHISGAAVDVFPEEPKKRGDSFESVLRGLPNVILTPHVGGSTEEAQEAIGQFVAKKLSDYVTTGSTMLSVNLPNLQLEHTGVGRIKVLHRNVPGVLATVNQIFADHGANIEGQVLATRGDIGYVVTDISDVTERGASKKLQALDTTIRLRIRDAFERPEFPPGPAAR is encoded by the coding sequence GTGCAGCGAGCCCTCCTCCTCGAGAACGTCCACCCCACCTCCGTCCCGATCCTCGAATCGGCCGGGTACGAGGTCGACTGGCGCAAGGGCGCCCTCGACGAGGACGAGCTGATCGCCGCGCTCGACGGCGTCCAGCTCCTGGGGATCCGCTCCAAGACCGAGGTGACGGCCCGGGTGCTGACCGAGGCGACCAGCCTCGTCGGCGTCGGCGCCTTCAGCATCGGCACCAACCAGATCAACCTGACCGCCGCCGCCAACCGCGGCATCGCGGTGTTCAACGCGCCGTTCTCCAACACCCGGTCCGTGGTGGAGCTCGCGATCGCGGAGATCATCTCGCTGACCCGGCGCATGACGGAGCGCGACCGCGCCCTGCACGCCGGCGTCTGGGACAAGTCCGCCGAGGGCTCGCACGAGGTGCGGGGCCGCACCCTCGGGATCGTCGGCTACGGCAACATCGGCTCGCAGCTCTCCGTGCTCGCCGAGAACCTGGGCATGCGCGTCATCTTCTTCGACACCGCGGAGAAGCTCGCGCTCGGCAACGCCCACCGCGTCGAGACGCTCGACGAGCTGCTCGAGACTGCCGACATCGTGACGCTCCACGTCGACGGGCGCTCCGGCAACGCCGGGCTGTTCGGCGAGAAGCAGTTCGGGCGCATGAAGCCGGGCTCGATCTTCCTCAACCTGTGCCGCGGTTTTGTGGTCGACGTCGACTCGCTGGCCGAGCACATCACCTCCGGGCACATCTCCGGGGCGGCCGTCGACGTCTTCCCCGAGGAGCCCAAGAAGCGCGGCGACTCGTTCGAGTCGGTGCTGCGCGGCCTGCCCAACGTGATCCTCACGCCCCACGTGGGCGGCTCCACCGAGGAGGCGCAGGAGGCGATCGGCCAGTTCGTGGCCAAGAAGCTGAGCGACTACGTGACTACCGGCTCGACGATGCTCAGCGTCAACCTGCCGAACCTCCAGCTCGAACACACGGGCGTGGGCCGCATCAAGGTGCTGCACCGCAACGTGCCCGGCGTGCTGGCCACCGTGAACCAGATCTTCGCCGACCACGGCGCCAACATCGAGGGGCAGGTGCTCGCCACCCGCGGCGACATCGGCTACGTGGTCACCGACATCTCGGACGTGACCGAGCGGGGCGCGTCCAAGAAGCTCCAGGCCCTGGACACGACCATCCGCCTGCGCATCCGCGACGCCTTCGAGCGGCCGGAGTTCCCGCCGGGTCCGGCCGCCCGCTGA
- a CDS encoding ATP-binding protein — MTLVPDEHRFTGVSMRRRLARLLGAVAAMLAIALAVAVLALVQSRGLDSRADGPYYEALVDAERASLALSDAEASLRAYRETCNDAALEPWTRAVGSTGRITILTEIERRELAADAEVTLAYREAAELTDVWFENYAEPVVAAVDAAPAGQLDCQMALIGTVPTAAEGEDLYQSARLAVLFYLGDLSAQRDAIVANAAVWEQVLLGAMVALVLVIVLMGTLMWLALESWVIRPLTELTAGVRVVSSGVLGREIRPVGAGEVALLAMHVETMRRELVHQVEEIRLSHQEVENAHTLLSEQARELERSNRDLEQFAYVASHDLQEPLRKVASFTQLLQKRYGGSLDERADQYIDFAVDGAKRMQRLIQDLLSFSRVGRTGVPREDVDLESVLTGALSELSERVAETGAEIVHDPMPVVHGERALLQQLFMNLVGNSLKFRDPGRVPAIRIEVRSMRAHWEISVVDNGIGIDAQYAERVFIIFQRLHPREQYPGTGIGLSLVKRIVEYHKGRIWIEPAAGGGTIVRFTLARRQGQPGAGRLSTERAQSTTLG, encoded by the coding sequence ATGACGCTCGTGCCCGACGAGCACCGCTTCACCGGTGTCTCCATGCGCCGCCGCCTCGCGCGGCTCCTCGGCGCGGTCGCGGCCATGCTCGCGATAGCGCTCGCGGTGGCGGTGCTCGCCCTGGTCCAGTCGCGCGGCCTCGACTCCAGGGCCGACGGCCCGTACTACGAGGCGCTGGTCGACGCCGAACGTGCTTCCCTGGCGCTCTCCGACGCCGAGGCGTCGCTGCGCGCTTACCGGGAGACGTGCAACGACGCGGCGCTCGAGCCCTGGACCCGGGCCGTCGGGTCGACCGGCCGCATCACCATCCTGACGGAGATCGAGCGGCGCGAGCTCGCGGCGGACGCCGAGGTGACGCTCGCCTACCGGGAGGCGGCGGAGCTCACCGACGTCTGGTTCGAGAACTACGCGGAGCCCGTGGTGGCCGCGGTGGACGCCGCACCGGCGGGCCAGCTGGACTGCCAGATGGCGCTGATCGGCACGGTCCCGACGGCCGCCGAGGGCGAGGATCTGTACCAGAGCGCCCGCCTCGCCGTCCTCTTCTACCTGGGGGACCTGAGCGCGCAGCGCGACGCGATAGTGGCCAACGCCGCGGTCTGGGAGCAGGTGCTGCTGGGGGCGATGGTGGCCCTGGTGCTCGTCATCGTGCTCATGGGCACGCTGATGTGGCTCGCCCTGGAGTCCTGGGTGATCCGGCCCCTGACGGAGCTGACCGCCGGTGTGCGGGTGGTCAGCAGCGGCGTGCTCGGGCGGGAGATCCGGCCCGTGGGCGCGGGCGAGGTGGCGCTGCTTGCGATGCACGTCGAGACGATGCGCCGCGAGCTGGTGCACCAGGTGGAGGAGATCCGGCTGTCGCACCAGGAGGTCGAGAACGCGCACACCCTGCTCAGCGAGCAGGCGCGTGAGCTCGAACGGTCCAACCGCGACCTGGAGCAGTTCGCCTACGTGGCCTCGCACGACCTGCAGGAGCCGCTGCGCAAGGTCGCGAGCTTCACCCAGCTGCTGCAGAAGCGGTACGGCGGCTCGCTCGACGAGCGCGCCGACCAGTACATCGACTTCGCCGTGGACGGCGCCAAGCGGATGCAGCGCCTCATCCAGGACCTGCTGAGCTTCTCGCGCGTGGGTCGCACCGGGGTGCCGCGTGAGGACGTCGACCTGGAGAGCGTGCTGACGGGCGCGTTGTCCGAGCTCTCCGAGCGGGTGGCGGAGACAGGGGCCGAGATCGTCCACGACCCGATGCCGGTGGTGCACGGCGAGCGCGCCCTGCTGCAGCAGCTCTTCATGAACCTGGTCGGCAACTCGCTGAAGTTCCGCGACCCCGGCCGGGTGCCCGCCATCCGGATCGAGGTGCGCAGCATGCGTGCGCACTGGGAGATCTCGGTGGTGGACAACGGGATCGGCATCGACGCCCAGTACGCCGAGCGGGTGTTCATCATCTTCCAGCGGCTGCACCCGCGCGAGCAGTACCCGGGCACCGGCATCGGGCTCTCCCTGGTCAAACGCATCGTCGAGTACCACAAGGGCCGCATCTGGATCGAGCCCGCCGCCGGCGGCGGCACCATCGTGCGGTTCACGCTCGCGCGGCGACAGGGGCAGCCCGGCGCCGGGCGCCTTTCGACCGAACGGGCGCAGTCGACTACGCTCGGCTGA
- a CDS encoding response regulator yields MEILLVEDDPGDVLMTREAFEDHRVPNNVSVVGDGVSALEFLRKQGQYAQVPTPNLVLLDLNLPKMDGMEVLAVAKGDPMLRHIPVVVLTTSDAQEDVVGSYSLHANAYVTKPVDFDQFIDVVRQIDDFFVSVVRLPGR; encoded by the coding sequence ATGGAGATCCTCCTCGTGGAGGACGACCCGGGCGACGTCCTGATGACCCGGGAGGCGTTCGAGGACCACCGTGTCCCGAACAACGTCTCCGTGGTCGGCGACGGCGTGAGCGCGCTCGAGTTCCTGCGCAAGCAGGGGCAGTACGCCCAGGTCCCGACGCCGAACCTGGTGCTCCTCGACCTCAACCTGCCGAAGATGGACGGTATGGAGGTCCTCGCCGTGGCAAAGGGTGACCCCATGCTGCGGCACATCCCGGTGGTGGTGCTCACCACCTCGGACGCCCAGGAGGACGTCGTGGGCTCGTACTCGCTGCACGCGAACGCGTACGTGACCAAGCCCGTGGACTTCGACCAGTTCATCGACGTGGTCCGCCAGATCGACGACTTCTTCGTCTCCGTGGTGCGGCTGCCGGGTCGCTGA
- a CDS encoding cold-shock protein produces MAQGSVKWFNAEKGFGFIAQDGGGADVFVHYSAIQSNGYRSLEEAQRVEFEITQGPKGPQAESVVPI; encoded by the coding sequence ATGGCGCAGGGTTCTGTGAAGTGGTTCAACGCTGAGAAGGGCTTTGGGTTCATCGCCCAGGACGGCGGCGGCGCCGACGTCTTTGTCCACTACTCCGCGATCCAGTCCAACGGGTACCGGTCTCTCGAGGAGGCCCAGCGGGTCGAGTTCGAGATCACGCAGGGTCCCAAGGGTCCGCAGGCGGAATCTGTCGTTCCGATCTGA
- a CDS encoding PP2C family protein-serine/threonine phosphatase, whose translation MALGGAGSRGPGRGPGPEARSSWIDGPISVLLVEDDDADAFLVSELLADADVEADLRADLHRARSVDEALGVLSMVSVDCLLLDLGLPDAEGLGALRRVIEGIEVLPVQPAVVVLTGNTSHDLGSAAVANGADDYLVKGDVDGDALARCLRYATLRRRSAAQQIALFRSEVRAAETTRLERALLPKELVTDEKVSVMVGYLPGGNGLLGGDFFDTVERPDGTLVTVIGDVAGHGPDEAALGAAMRTAWRTLVLADTAADDVLPLLERVLLAERGRPEVFVTICQAVISPDRRRMDVYLAGHLPPLLVVPKASTDPAVAVSHHCEELSSDRRGRALGIPVEGGWSAHSIRLPEVWTAVLYTDGLVEAAVGADPKGTPILPPSAHGRMPRLGAHGLRSVVEREMDQGTDEVVTRVLRRVRELHGGPLVDDAALLFVGWAGAGATGPAERTSTLADSVEWSRA comes from the coding sequence ATGGCACTGGGCGGGGCAGGATCTAGGGGGCCCGGACGAGGGCCGGGACCCGAGGCGCGCTCGTCCTGGATCGACGGTCCGATCTCGGTGCTTCTCGTCGAGGACGACGACGCCGACGCCTTCCTCGTGAGCGAGCTGCTCGCCGACGCCGACGTCGAGGCGGACCTGCGGGCCGACCTGCACCGGGCGCGGTCCGTCGACGAGGCCCTCGGGGTCCTGTCGATGGTCTCCGTCGACTGCCTGCTGCTCGACCTGGGCCTGCCCGACGCCGAGGGGCTGGGCGCCCTGCGCCGCGTCATCGAGGGCATCGAGGTGCTGCCGGTGCAGCCCGCCGTCGTCGTGCTGACCGGGAACACGTCGCACGACCTGGGTTCGGCCGCCGTCGCGAACGGGGCCGACGACTACCTCGTCAAGGGCGACGTGGACGGCGACGCGCTCGCCCGCTGCCTGCGCTACGCGACGCTGCGGCGCCGGTCGGCTGCCCAGCAGATCGCCCTGTTCCGGAGCGAGGTGCGCGCCGCCGAGACCACCCGGCTGGAGCGCGCGCTGCTGCCCAAGGAACTGGTCACCGACGAGAAGGTCTCCGTCATGGTGGGCTACCTGCCCGGCGGGAACGGCCTGCTCGGCGGTGACTTCTTCGACACCGTGGAGCGCCCCGACGGCACGCTGGTCACCGTCATCGGCGACGTCGCCGGGCATGGCCCCGACGAGGCGGCGCTCGGCGCCGCCATGCGGACGGCGTGGCGCACGCTCGTGCTGGCGGACACCGCCGCCGACGACGTCCTGCCGCTGCTGGAACGTGTGCTCCTGGCCGAGCGCGGCCGGCCCGAGGTGTTCGTCACCATCTGCCAGGCGGTGATCTCGCCGGACCGCCGCCGGATGGACGTCTACCTGGCTGGGCACCTGCCGCCGCTGCTCGTGGTGCCCAAGGCGTCGACGGACCCGGCGGTGGCCGTGAGCCACCACTGCGAGGAGCTGTCCTCCGACCGCCGTGGCCGCGCCCTGGGCATCCCCGTGGAGGGCGGCTGGTCCGCGCACAGCATCCGGCTGCCAGAGGTCTGGACCGCGGTGCTCTACACGGACGGGCTCGTCGAGGCGGCGGTCGGCGCCGACCCGAAGGGCACCCCCATCCTCCCGCCCAGCGCGCACGGCAGGATGCCGCGCCTCGGCGCGCACGGCCTGCGCAGCGTCGTGGAGCGCGAGATGGACCAGGGCACCGACGAGGTCGTGACGCGGGTGCTGCGCCGCGTCCGTGAGCTGCACGGCGGCCCCCTGGTCGACGACGCGGCGCTGCTCTTCGTCGGCTGGGCCGGCGCGGGCGCTACCGGTCCCGCGGAGCGGACCTCCACGCTCGCCGACTCGGTGGAGTGGTCGCGGGCATGA
- a CDS encoding cytochrome P450 gives MTARPPSDLLTRMRDTGERTLLVETTAAADPNAVYEGLRKRWGSVAPVDLEPGVPAWLVLGHNEAVGVLRDDRGFVKDPSIWRGHDAGLLGPQSALHLVLPRTPKPTLADADGVKHTRMRPPVDDALSQVDETRASAITRRLCGMLIDRFEDRGRADLVAEYAAVVPFLVLSELDGLEPGQAQRLQEITRAIFEAGAAARERTVELLEIVTGHIAHSRERGTRDIAGVLAVHDNFESDLERAQTLTAITLAANESLLAWIAQTLVLILSDPRFSNRVSGGRLHIDDALDEVLWRSTTNPNLMPRFAVRDVVVGDKLIERGEAVVVAVHAANHDPLIQSDDPWDTVGNRAYLSFGAGPHRCPAPRLGRVIARIAVAELLQRLQVKLVGDPKQVTWATSPWMRFPARLPVTFPPPQAQPPQGAWPPDMTAFTQ, from the coding sequence GTGACCGCACGACCGCCGTCGGACCTGCTGACGAGGATGCGCGACACGGGCGAACGCACGCTGCTGGTGGAGACCACCGCCGCCGCCGACCCGAACGCCGTGTACGAGGGCTTGCGGAAGCGATGGGGCTCCGTCGCCCCCGTGGACCTGGAGCCGGGCGTGCCGGCGTGGTTGGTGCTCGGCCACAACGAGGCGGTCGGGGTGCTGCGGGACGACCGCGGCTTCGTCAAGGACCCGTCGATCTGGCGCGGGCACGACGCCGGCCTGCTCGGCCCGCAGTCGGCGCTGCACCTTGTGCTCCCCCGCACCCCGAAACCCACGCTCGCCGACGCCGACGGGGTCAAGCACACCCGCATGCGGCCGCCCGTCGACGACGCGCTGTCGCAGGTCGACGAGACCCGGGCGAGCGCCATCACCCGCCGGCTGTGCGGCATGCTCATCGACCGGTTCGAGGACCGCGGCCGGGCGGACCTGGTCGCCGAGTACGCAGCGGTAGTCCCGTTCCTGGTGCTGTCCGAGCTGGACGGGCTCGAACCAGGACAGGCGCAGCGCCTGCAGGAGATCACCCGGGCGATCTTCGAGGCTGGCGCCGCGGCACGGGAGCGGACCGTCGAGCTGCTGGAGATCGTCACCGGGCACATCGCTCACAGCCGGGAGCGCGGCACCCGGGACATCGCCGGGGTGCTGGCCGTGCACGACAACTTCGAGAGCGACCTGGAACGCGCCCAGACGCTGACCGCCATCACCCTGGCGGCCAACGAGTCGCTGCTCGCCTGGATCGCACAGACCCTCGTGCTGATCCTGAGCGACCCGCGGTTCTCCAACCGGGTCTCCGGGGGCCGGCTGCACATCGACGACGCCCTTGACGAGGTGCTGTGGCGCTCGACGACCAACCCCAACCTCATGCCCCGGTTCGCCGTGCGCGACGTGGTGGTCGGCGACAAGCTGATCGAGCGCGGGGAGGCCGTAGTGGTCGCCGTGCACGCCGCCAACCATGACCCGCTGATCCAGTCCGACGACCCGTGGGACACCGTTGGCAACCGCGCCTACCTCTCGTTCGGCGCGGGCCCGCACCGGTGCCCCGCGCCCCGGCTCGGGCGGGTCATCGCGCGGATCGCGGTCGCCGAGCTGCTCCAGCGCCTGCAGGTGAAGCTCGTCGGCGACCCGAAACAGGTCACGTGGGCGACCAGTCCCTGGATGCGGTTCCCCGCACGCCTGCCCGTCACGTTCCCGCCCCCGCAGGCGCAGCCGCCGCAGGGGGCCTGGCCGCCCGACATGACGGCGTTCACGCAGTGA
- a CDS encoding AAA family ATPase — MTGIAGELAHEQAVVDTMYIRLDTLRGTTANRLRDVRLAGSTGTHQNRSERDAFATLYEDRAAQLDAVEDRLVFGRLDLSDGATRYVGRIGLTDAEHRSMLTDWRAPAAEPFYRATALHPADVRRRRHLVTKGRSVTGLEDEVLDLDTEIDADALSGEGALLAAMAQGRTGRMTDIVATIQAEQDRIIRSDLSGALVVQGGPGTGKTAVALHRAAYLLYAHRRLLERSGVLIVGPSSAFLRYIDQVLPSLGETGVVSTTIGDLIPGIRATAVDEGQVARLKGLLLWRKVIRRAVRARERVPEQEVTVRVEGHDFVIRPRDVSDAIAHARRTHKPHNLARGTFVRDMLDRLTDQYRDFADAPLSGEDRSSVFEDLRSDRDVRVALNIAWLPISPEKLVRDLFAKPHRLAEAAPELTARERRLLHRAPDAAWTESDVPILDEAYELLGEDDTVALAEARNRAAEQAREVEYARTVLSSTGAGDGLVDAEMLASRFAASGPSLTTAERAAGDRAWTYGHVVVDEAQELSPMAWRALVRRVPTRSMTIVGDVAQTSSAAGARSWDRMLTPLLHDGWRLAELTVSYRTPSTVADTAQRVARAARLPVSDLRAARDVEGSLVAVRAAPDPDLPQDTLMDTLPETGRVVEEALSLVKELVGPDAGRVAVVAPSGSVAGLAEAVAEALPTAVGAAEAARLVAQRPEDAQVTVLAPRQTKGLEFDGVVLVEPAAIVEGYGGTSDLYVAMTRPTQRLVVVHTRDLPEGF; from the coding sequence GTGACGGGAATCGCGGGCGAGCTGGCCCACGAGCAGGCAGTCGTCGACACGATGTACATCCGCCTTGACACTCTTCGCGGCACGACCGCGAACCGCCTGAGGGACGTGCGCCTGGCGGGTTCCACCGGCACGCACCAGAACCGCAGCGAGCGCGACGCGTTCGCCACGCTGTACGAGGACCGGGCCGCGCAGCTCGACGCCGTCGAGGACCGGTTGGTCTTCGGCCGCCTCGACCTGTCCGACGGCGCCACGCGGTACGTCGGGCGCATCGGCCTGACCGACGCCGAGCACCGCTCGATGCTGACCGACTGGCGCGCCCCGGCCGCCGAGCCGTTCTACCGGGCCACGGCGCTGCACCCGGCCGACGTGCGCCGGCGGCGGCACCTGGTGACGAAGGGCCGCTCGGTCACCGGTCTGGAGGACGAGGTGCTGGACCTCGACACGGAGATCGACGCCGACGCGCTGTCCGGCGAGGGCGCGCTGCTCGCGGCGATGGCCCAGGGCCGCACGGGCCGGATGACGGACATCGTGGCGACCATCCAGGCCGAGCAGGACCGCATCATCCGTTCCGACCTGTCCGGGGCCCTGGTGGTCCAGGGCGGCCCGGGTACCGGCAAGACGGCGGTGGCGCTGCACCGCGCCGCCTACCTGCTGTACGCGCACCGGCGGCTCCTGGAGCGTTCGGGGGTGCTGATCGTCGGCCCGTCCAGCGCGTTCCTGCGCTACATCGACCAGGTGCTGCCGTCGCTTGGCGAGACCGGCGTCGTCTCGACGACGATCGGCGACCTCATCCCGGGGATCCGGGCGACCGCCGTCGACGAGGGGCAGGTGGCCCGGCTGAAGGGCCTGCTCCTGTGGCGCAAGGTGATCCGCCGGGCCGTGCGGGCGCGCGAGCGCGTGCCGGAGCAGGAGGTCACCGTCCGGGTGGAGGGACACGACTTCGTGATCCGGCCCCGGGACGTGAGCGACGCGATCGCCCACGCCCGCCGCACGCACAAGCCGCACAACCTGGCGCGCGGGACGTTCGTGCGCGACATGCTCGACCGCCTGACCGACCAGTACCGCGACTTCGCGGACGCGCCGCTGTCGGGTGAGGACCGCTCGTCCGTGTTCGAGGACCTGCGCTCGGACCGGGACGTGCGCGTGGCGCTCAACATCGCGTGGCTGCCCATCAGCCCCGAGAAGCTGGTCCGCGACCTGTTCGCCAAGCCGCACCGGCTCGCCGAGGCGGCGCCCGAGCTGACCGCGCGCGAGCGCCGCCTGCTGCACCGGGCGCCGGACGCCGCGTGGACGGAGTCGGACGTGCCGATCCTCGACGAGGCGTACGAGCTGCTCGGCGAGGACGACACCGTGGCACTGGCCGAGGCCCGCAACCGGGCGGCGGAGCAGGCTCGCGAGGTCGAGTACGCGCGCACCGTGCTGTCCTCGACGGGCGCCGGCGACGGCCTGGTCGACGCCGAGATGCTCGCCTCCCGGTTCGCCGCGAGCGGCCCGTCCCTGACCACGGCGGAACGCGCCGCCGGCGACCGGGCATGGACCTACGGCCACGTGGTGGTGGACGAGGCGCAGGAGCTCTCCCCCATGGCCTGGCGCGCGCTGGTGCGCCGCGTCCCGACGCGCTCGATGACCATCGTGGGCGATGTCGCGCAGACGTCGTCGGCCGCGGGCGCCCGGAGCTGGGACCGCATGCTCACCCCGCTGCTGCACGACGGGTGGCGGCTGGCCGAGCTCACCGTCTCCTACCGCACGCCGTCCACGGTCGCCGACACCGCGCAGCGGGTCGCCCGGGCCGCTCGCCTGCCCGTCTCGGACCTGCGCGCCGCGCGGGACGTCGAGGGCTCGCTCGTCGCCGTCCGCGCCGCCCCGGACCCGGACCTGCCGCAGGACACCCTGATGGACACCCTGCCGGAGACCGGCAGGGTGGTCGAGGAGGCCCTGAGTCTCGTCAAGGAGCTCGTGGGGCCCGACGCCGGCCGGGTGGCCGTCGTCGCGCCGTCGGGCAGCGTCGCGGGGCTGGCCGAGGCCGTCGCCGAGGCGCTGCCTACCGCGGTGGGCGCGGCGGAGGCCGCGCGCCTGGTGGCGCAGCGTCCGGAGGACGCGCAGGTGACGGTGCTCGCCCCGCGCCAGACCAAGGGGCTGGAGTTCGACGGCGTGGTTCTGGTCGAGCCGGCCGCGATCGTCGAGGGCTACGGCGGGACGAGCGACCTCTACGTCGCGATGACCCGTCCGACGCAGCGCCTCGTCGTGGTGCACACCCGGGACCTCCCAGAGGGCTTCTGA
- a CDS encoding sulfotransferase — MPQATPLLRLLNVLLAPGLRTRKDPDAVFDRLLREEQDGRVPLGPDDLAAVDGLRLLLSDLAAHPDLSAMGWTSTQDQIRERLRNRAVVRDLQAKHPEVRDEPVTAPVFVVGLPRTGTTLTYNLIARHPGNRGPKLWEMTNLGLPRPEAERERLIAQARKKFATVAKLSPAWAHLHPLIAESEEEDFMLRAHTEMFATWGPMPRYLEYLADADLTADFRFLRDALQVMAAGEAPERWVLKHPMDLWRMPEILRAFPDARFVWTHRAPGAAVASGASMAEATHVMYIKPGRIDLERIGREWLAISAGGVERAIGLREQLPADAVIDVVYDDLVAEPETVLRGVFDRLDLPWTATDGANLAAATDRTGHRPHAYTLERYGLDESQVAEAFAAYKIPASTLT; from the coding sequence ATGCCCCAGGCCACCCCGCTGCTCCGCCTCCTCAACGTGCTGCTCGCCCCCGGCCTGCGCACCCGCAAGGACCCCGACGCCGTCTTCGACCGCCTGCTGCGGGAGGAGCAGGACGGCCGCGTGCCGCTCGGCCCCGACGACCTCGCCGCGGTCGACGGCCTCCGACTGCTCCTGAGCGACCTCGCCGCGCATCCCGACCTGAGCGCCATGGGCTGGACGAGCACCCAGGACCAGATCCGCGAGCGGCTGCGCAACCGCGCCGTCGTCCGCGACCTCCAGGCGAAGCACCCCGAGGTGCGGGACGAGCCGGTGACGGCGCCGGTGTTCGTCGTCGGGCTGCCGCGGACCGGGACCACGCTGACCTACAACCTGATCGCAAGGCACCCCGGCAACCGCGGCCCCAAGCTGTGGGAGATGACCAACCTGGGCCTCCCGCGCCCGGAAGCCGAGCGCGAGCGGCTGATCGCGCAGGCGCGCAAGAAGTTCGCGACGGTGGCGAAGCTCAGCCCCGCGTGGGCGCACCTGCACCCCCTGATCGCCGAGAGCGAGGAGGAGGACTTCATGCTGCGCGCGCACACCGAGATGTTCGCCACCTGGGGTCCCATGCCGCGCTACCTGGAGTACCTGGCGGACGCCGACCTCACCGCCGACTTCCGGTTCCTGCGCGACGCCCTGCAGGTCATGGCGGCCGGGGAGGCGCCAGAGCGCTGGGTCCTGAAGCACCCCATGGACCTGTGGCGGATGCCGGAGATCCTGCGCGCGTTCCCGGACGCGCGGTTCGTCTGGACGCACCGCGCGCCCGGCGCCGCCGTCGCCTCCGGAGCCTCCATGGCCGAGGCCACGCACGTGATGTACATCAAGCCGGGGCGGATCGACCTGGAGCGCATCGGCCGGGAGTGGCTCGCGATCTCCGCGGGCGGGGTCGAGCGTGCGATCGGGCTGCGCGAACAGCTCCCCGCGGACGCGGTCATCGACGTCGTCTACGACGACCTGGTTGCCGAGCCCGAGACGGTGCTGCGCGGGGTGTTCGACCGCCTGGACCTGCCGTGGACCGCGACTGACGGGGCGAACCTCGCCGCGGCCACCGACCGCACGGGCCACCGCCCGCACGCGTACACGCTGGAGCGTTACGGCCTGGACGAGTCCCAGGTGGCGGAGGCGTTCGCGGCCTACAAGATCCCGGCCTCGACCCTCACCTGA
- a CDS encoding proteasome assembly chaperone family protein yields the protein MLDPQGIYDVDEAAVERTLGRSVPGSADGPVLLHAVRGFVDAGSAGDIAVEHLIDEFRVDRLVTFDVDQLLDYRSKRATMIFDSDRWADYQAPYLAIDHLVDAEGTGFLLLHGAEPDLQWERVVAGVIQLVERFGVSLVVGIQGIPMGLPHTRPLSLTAHATRPALVEDYTSWFGSVKVPGSLAALLEYRLGEAGHDALGFTVHVPHYLSQAQYPPATVVALHHTERATGLDLAIPALEEAATDAKIEVEKQVADSVEIAAVVKALEEQYDAFARSVGRPSLLAETTPIPSAEELGAEFERFLAQQNGD from the coding sequence GTGCTTGACCCCCAGGGCATCTACGACGTCGACGAAGCAGCGGTCGAGCGCACGCTGGGTCGCAGCGTGCCCGGAAGCGCCGACGGGCCTGTTCTGCTCCACGCGGTCCGCGGGTTCGTGGACGCGGGCAGCGCGGGCGACATCGCCGTCGAGCACCTCATCGACGAGTTCCGGGTCGACCGACTGGTGACGTTCGACGTCGACCAGCTGCTCGACTACCGCTCCAAGCGAGCGACCATGATCTTCGACTCCGACCGCTGGGCCGACTACCAGGCGCCCTACCTCGCGATCGACCACCTGGTCGACGCCGAGGGCACCGGGTTCCTGCTGCTGCACGGCGCGGAGCCAGACCTGCAGTGGGAACGAGTGGTTGCCGGGGTGATCCAGCTCGTCGAGCGGTTCGGCGTGAGCCTGGTCGTCGGCATCCAGGGCATCCCGATGGGGCTGCCGCACACGCGGCCGCTGTCCCTGACGGCGCACGCGACCCGCCCCGCGCTCGTCGAGGACTACACGTCGTGGTTCGGCAGCGTGAAGGTGCCGGGCTCGCTCGCCGCGCTGCTCGAGTACCGCCTGGGCGAGGCGGGGCACGACGCGCTCGGCTTCACCGTGCACGTGCCGCACTACCTCTCGCAGGCGCAGTATCCGCCGGCGACGGTGGTGGCGCTGCACCACACGGAGCGGGCCACCGGCCTCGACCTCGCGATCCCGGCACTGGAAGAAGCGGCCACCGACGCCAAGATCGAGGTGGAGAAGCAGGTCGCGGACTCGGTCGAGATCGCCGCCGTCGTCAAGGCGCTGGAGGAGCAGTACGACGCGTTCGCGCGGTCCGTGGGGCGTCCGAGCCTGCTCGCCGAGACGACCCCGATCCCCAGCGCGGAGGAGCTCGGCGCGGAGTTCGAACGGTTCCTCGCACAGCAGAACGGTGACTAA